A single genomic interval of Hyphomicrobium methylovorum harbors:
- a CDS encoding YcjF family protein produces MTFENDPPSRRPRVLKLDEIEPAPQIDEWSETSGAASQRRMPVPERRLTVSDINRGFRFGGILFGAMASLASLAAGLWFARFVSVALERQDWVGWTAFGLLMVIAFALTAIVLRELIGFRRLARLAKLRALVKATLAKPDAVAERTAADALIKHYRARPDLAWGLARVNDHRGDVLAPGELLRLTDRELIRPLDVEARRIILKSAKRVATVSALSPILWIAMGFVLVENVRMFRSIATIYGGRPGVLGALRLAKLVVGHVIATGGIGMTDDLLGQFVGQDVLRRLSRRLGEGAFNGALTARLGVVAAEVTRPLPYLDTEPLRVREIFNELFRSLRSSKATDDRPSGRAG; encoded by the coding sequence ATGACGTTCGAAAACGATCCGCCATCGCGCCGCCCCCGCGTTCTCAAGCTCGACGAAATCGAGCCTGCACCTCAGATCGATGAATGGAGCGAAACCTCCGGCGCGGCGAGCCAGCGGCGTATGCCCGTCCCCGAACGTCGATTGACGGTCAGCGATATCAATCGCGGCTTTCGCTTTGGCGGCATTCTCTTCGGGGCGATGGCGTCGCTTGCGTCTCTTGCTGCCGGGCTTTGGTTTGCGCGGTTTGTGTCCGTCGCGCTCGAGCGGCAAGATTGGGTCGGCTGGACTGCGTTCGGGCTTTTGATGGTGATTGCCTTTGCACTCACGGCCATCGTTCTGCGCGAACTCATCGGCTTCCGGCGTCTGGCGCGGCTCGCGAAACTTCGTGCGCTGGTGAAGGCGACACTAGCGAAGCCGGACGCTGTCGCAGAACGAACCGCGGCTGACGCGCTCATAAAACACTATCGCGCGCGGCCGGATCTTGCCTGGGGTCTTGCACGCGTCAACGATCATCGCGGCGATGTGCTCGCACCCGGGGAACTGCTTAGGCTCACCGACCGCGAACTGATCCGGCCGCTCGATGTCGAGGCGCGGCGGATCATTCTGAAATCTGCGAAGCGCGTGGCGACCGTTTCGGCGCTGTCGCCCATCCTCTGGATCGCGATGGGGTTTGTGCTCGTCGAGAACGTGCGCATGTTCCGCTCGATCGCGACTATTTACGGTGGACGGCCCGGCGTGCTCGGTGCGCTCCGGCTCGCGAAGCTCGTCGTTGGGCATGTCATTGCCACCGGCGGCATTGGCATGACGGACGATCTGCTTGGGCAGTTTGTCGGACAGGATGTGCTGCGCCGTCTATCGCGGCGACTGGGCGAAGGTGCCTTCAACGGCGCGCTCACGGCACGGCTCGGTGTGGTTGCTGCCGAAGTGACTCGGCCCCTTCCCTATCTCGATACCGAGCCTTTGCGCGTGCGTGAGATTTTCAA